A single Lactuca sativa cultivar Salinas chromosome 8, Lsat_Salinas_v11, whole genome shotgun sequence DNA region contains:
- the LOC111919794 gene encoding uncharacterized protein LOC111919794 has protein sequence MKNIADDLALAQSPVDDEDLIVHILGQLVEDYTHISSALKIIDTPITFPDLFNKLVDHERHLKDTQPTPVITTVNNTQKYSNKYSPRLNYDNRNSNRYNNSSERSYRPPVQHNGRNNYQRSNRNTSYCQSCNIHGHETKDCRKLARFLK, from the coding sequence ATGAAGAACATAGCAGATGATCTTGCTTTAGCTCAAAGTCCTGTTGATGATGAAGACCTAATTGTCCACATACTGGGACAACTAGTTGAAGACTATACACATATCTCCTCTGCTCTTAAAATCATAGACACACCCATCACTTTTCCTGATCTCTTTAATAAACTAGTAGATCATGAACGCCACCTAAAAGACACTCAACCAACACCGGTCATTACCACTGTCAACAACACTCAAAAGTACTCTAACAAATATTCACCTAGACTCAACTATGACAACCGAAACTCAAACAGGTACAATAACTCAAGTGAAAGATCATATCGCCCTCCTGTTCAACACAATGGAAGAAACAACTATCAAAGAAGTAACCGCAATACTAGCTACTGTCAATCTTGCAATATACATGGGCACGAAACTAAAGATTGTAGGAAGCTTGCACGATTTCTCAAATAA
- the LOC111919795 gene encoding thylakoid lumenal 15 kDa protein 1, chloroplastic, with translation MAVLNFTFCCSKLHCLPPSKPSSPILQIPSSPQVRTQYKITDDSPISFSESMSKVCITALVSASLFFAADPALAFKGGGPYGSEVTRGQDLTGKDFSGRTLIKQDFKTSILRQANFKGAKLLGASFFDSDLTGADLSDADLRGADFSLANVAKANLTNANLEGALVTGNTSFKGSIITGADFTDVPLREDQKEYLCKIADGVNSVTGNDTRETLFCK, from the exons ATGGCGGTTCTCAACTTCACCTTCTGTTGCTCCAAACTTCACTGTCTCCCTCCTTCCAAACCCTCTTCTCCAATTCTTCAAATCCCTTCTTCTCCACAG GTACGAACCCAATACAAAATCACTGATGACTCCCCCATTAGTTTTTCGGAATCCATGTCCAAAGTATGCATAACAGCTCTAGTCTCTGCTTCCCTCTTCTTCGCTGCTGATCCTGCTCTTGCATTCAAG GGTGGAGGACCATATGGTTCTGAAGTGACGAGAGGCCAGGATCTTACAGGAAAGGACTTTAGCGGCAGGACTTTGATCAAGCAGGATTTCAAAACG TCGATTTTGAGACAAGCTAATTTCAAGGGTGCAAAGTTACTTGGAGCTAGCTTCTTTGATTCGGATTTAACAG GAGCTGATCTTTCAGATGCAGATCTTAGAGGCGCAGATTTCTCATTAGCAAACGTAGCAAAG GCGAATTTGACAAATGCTAACTTGGAAGGAGCACTGGTTACAGGGAACACATCATTCAAAGGATCAATCATAACAGGCGCAG ATTTCACTGATGTCCCTCTAAGAGAAGATCAAAAGGAATATCTTTGTAAAATTGCAGATGG GGTGAATTCTGTAACAGGCAATGATACACGAGAGACATTGTTTTGCAAATAG